A genomic window from Winogradskyella sp. J14-2 includes:
- the hflX gene encoding GTPase HflX, with translation MLEKKDIELERVALVGIITQEQDEETSKEYLDELEFLTYTAGGDVIKRFTQKMTQPNPKTFIGTGKMETVMNFVKENDIGTVIFDDELSPAQERNISKILNCKILDRTNLILDIFAQRAQTSYARTQVELAQCEYLLPRLKGMWTHLERQKGGIGMRGPGETEIETDRRIVRDKISLLKKKIETIDKQMAVQRGNRGKMVRVALVGYTNVGKSTLMNVISKSEVFAENKLFATLDTTVRKVVIGNLPFLVSDTVGFIRKLPTQLVESFKSTLDEVREADLLLHVVDISHSNFEEHIESVNQILDEIDSKDKPTIMVFNKIDAYEAEPFEEDDLMQERTKANFTIEEWKKTWMSRVGDNALFISALNKENMDEFRKRVYKEVREIHVTRFPYNHFLYPDVEDIS, from the coding sequence ATGCTAGAGAAAAAAGATATAGAATTAGAGCGTGTTGCTCTTGTTGGGATAATTACTCAGGAACAAGATGAAGAGACATCTAAAGAATATTTGGATGAGCTTGAATTTTTAACCTATACTGCTGGTGGTGATGTTATAAAACGTTTTACTCAAAAGATGACGCAGCCCAATCCTAAAACATTTATAGGAACTGGTAAGATGGAGACGGTAATGAATTTTGTTAAAGAAAATGACATTGGTACTGTGATCTTTGACGATGAGCTCTCGCCAGCGCAAGAACGCAACATCAGTAAAATACTTAATTGCAAAATTTTAGACAGAACCAATCTTATCTTAGATATATTTGCACAACGTGCCCAAACTAGTTATGCCAGAACTCAGGTAGAGTTAGCACAATGCGAATATCTGTTACCACGGTTAAAGGGTATGTGGACACACCTTGAGCGACAAAAGGGTGGTATAGGTATGCGTGGCCCTGGTGAAACCGAAATTGAAACAGATAGACGTATCGTAAGAGATAAAATTTCGCTTTTAAAGAAAAAAATTGAGACCATAGATAAGCAGATGGCCGTTCAGCGTGGCAATAGAGGTAAAATGGTTCGTGTGGCTTTAGTTGGCTATACTAATGTAGGTAAGTCCACGTTGATGAATGTGATTAGCAAAAGTGAAGTCTTTGCCGAAAATAAACTTTTTGCAACCCTAGATACAACAGTTAGAAAAGTAGTCATTGGTAATTTGCCATTTCTGGTTAGCGATACGGTAGGCTTTATAAGAAAGTTACCGACCCAATTGGTAGAATCTTTTAAAAGTACCTTAGACGAAGTGCGTGAGGCAGACTTACTACTTCATGTGGTTGATATTTCGCATTCTAATTTTGAAGAACATATAGAATCGGTCAATCAAATTTTAGATGAAATAGACAGCAAGGACAAACCAACCATAATGGTTTTTAATAAGATTGATGCTTACGAGGCAGAACCTTTTGAGGAAGATGATTTAATGCAAGAACGCACCAAGGCAAACTTTACAATTGAAGAATGGAAGAAGACTTGGATGTCTAGAGTTGGTGATAATGCACTTTTTATCTCAGCATTGAATAAGGAAAACATGGATGAATTTAGAAAACGTGTCTATAAAGAAGTAAGAGAAATTCATGTAACCCGTTTTCCGTACAATCATTTTTTGTATCCTGATGTCGAGGACATTTCATAA
- a CDS encoding endonuclease, translated as MIENSKTYTIAFYNIENLFDIKNDPFTNDDDFLPTSAKRWTYKRYQNKLRKLGSVISRIGKNENASPPVIVGLAEVENSNVLTDLIHSEHLENLGYDFIHFDSLDERGVDVALLYKKNEFEIENSETFSVYLQNEEGLQDYTRDILLVQGTLANEKLHILVNHWSSRREGEKETEYKRLAAANEVNSVIKGIREENKNAKIIVMGDFNDNPQDKSIGLIEKESSLYNPFKTVQSRDKGSINHDFQWNMFDQVLFTENFFNPKDYNLRYVKADVFNSKFVTQYHGKYKGQPFRTYVGKKYKGGYSDHFPVFIQLKTS; from the coding sequence ATGATTGAAAATTCTAAAACATATACAATAGCTTTTTATAATATTGAAAATTTATTCGATATTAAAAACGACCCATTTACTAATGACGACGATTTTTTACCCACATCTGCAAAACGATGGACGTACAAACGTTATCAAAACAAATTAAGAAAGCTAGGCTCTGTCATTTCTCGAATTGGAAAAAATGAAAATGCCTCACCACCTGTAATTGTTGGCCTGGCCGAGGTTGAAAATAGTAATGTATTGACAGATTTAATACATAGCGAACATTTAGAGAACCTTGGTTACGACTTTATTCACTTTGATTCTTTAGACGAGAGAGGAGTTGATGTTGCCTTGCTCTACAAGAAAAACGAGTTTGAAATAGAAAATTCAGAAACGTTTTCAGTCTATTTACAAAATGAGGAAGGTCTACAAGACTACACGAGAGATATTCTTTTGGTGCAAGGAACTTTAGCAAATGAAAAACTCCATATTTTAGTCAATCATTGGTCTTCTCGCAGAGAAGGAGAAAAAGAAACCGAATACAAGCGTTTGGCAGCGGCAAATGAAGTTAATTCTGTAATTAAAGGAATTAGGGAAGAAAATAAAAATGCTAAGATTATAGTTATGGGAGATTTTAATGACAATCCCCAAGACAAGAGCATTGGTCTTATTGAAAAAGAAAGCAGTCTTTATAACCCTTTTAAAACCGTTCAGTCTCGAGATAAAGGAAGTATAAATCACGACTTTCAATGGAACATGTTTGATCAGGTTTTGTTTACGGAAAATTTCTTCAATCCAAAAGACTATAATCTACGATATGTAAAAGCAGACGTTTTTAATTCCAAATTTGTAACGCAGTATCACGGAAAGTATAAAGGCCAACCATTTAGAACCTATGTCGGAAAAAAATACAAAGGTGGATATAGCGATCATTTTCCTGTTTTTATACAATTAAAAACGTCTTAA
- a CDS encoding gliding motility-associated C-terminal domain-containing protein: MKKITLFLFLLSFVAITNLQAQITTFPYTEDFESGDGGWVANNTTNGSWALGTPAAPIINSAASGTNAWVTNLTGTYNTNEDSWVTSPVFDFSSLSAPSIELNIWYDAEFSWDGAVLQSSIDGGTTWANVGSNGDPNNWYTDDTINGNPGGQQVGWSGTGAAGTNAWVIARHALTGLGGQPNVIFRIAFGSDGSVVDEGFAFDDVTIFEVSCPEPTDVTLSAVTETTADVTWSAGGSETIWNLEWGIAGFTPGTGTIENGLTATSFNFSGLTVGTSYDIYLVADCGGGSTSSVVGPITFNTAVPGGSCASAFPMAVEIDCDTATPTTFDFSIAEDIDAADENPSCDGFGNWGYWVSFTAPTVGSVIFNFTGAADGVGLEVLDACNGASLGCFNNTFDAGESSDIIGGLTPGDTYYAVIWSDTQAGVADVCIEEGPTCTFPTNLAAANFTTDGAELSWTENGTATVWNIEIVPSGDTPTGVPTVTGVTNPYTITGLMASTDYDFYVQADCGGGDTSDFSAAFTFTTACDVFTPDYLEQFDTIIPTCWDEADSGDASTGPGDFGAGAWGADGFLNNGFTGAYKINLWVASKSDWIISPQFDLTGGPFQVEFDFGIMQFGSSTNAGTLGSDDIVQLLITNDNGASWTPLLTYDSTSVVPATGEHPVITLEAYAGQTVQFGILGSEGTVDDPEDNDVFVDNFRVRGIPTCPEPTDLTSNNLSLTETEVGWTETGTSTVWNIEYGPAGFTPGTGTLVNGVTTNPFVLTGLISDTDYEFYVQAQCDPTNLSSFAGPGSFFTGYCQSEPTSNDGQGVTNVTIGFTDFPSLGDVTYEDQTSPTVNVFQGIETNVAVTFATGFTYDTNIWIDFNDNLVFEDTELVFSGESTNANPTTLDASFIMPLTAPLGVHRMRIGTADAGQDPPNPCYNGSWGVTLDFTVNIEELTCTLPEAAFTVNTDCDNNQFFIDVNVTDMGDATSLEISNDFDASTVQALATGIYQAGPFPFGNTVKIFVANEQNNNCTISSEFFEILACPPSNDECSTATVAVVNADESCNAVNPGTILAATPSGIPNGSCSGNPDDDVWFEFTALGDQQIIDIQNITGGTTNLDHALYEGDCNNLTEIYCSDDTFSLTPSLIVGNTYYLRIFSAGSSSETSTFDLCISTLGTPTYCLDALPICADPSIQYESIVGDQVAPPYLDYDCLFSQPDPQWNTILFDEAGDYVFSLDQTSTTGTPLDIDFIVWGPFVNQQDGCVDLLPETIADCSYSATASETITLTGVPANSVYVILITNFSQQAGFYTFTQDSGPLDGTNCDVVCDVTLALEGADIEDDIEDPLVPDETFEFCGFESVELTASTFYDVDEFRWYQDGFIIPDYNLPNLTVTESGTYQVQVLGGICDQSETYFSALIDVKLYDESPNIDPQSIIVCDGLEADGTEIFDLDALTDSLGLGSDFAVSYYTSTADANQAINPVSSPYTSAGETLIIRIEDVAAQADNFLGCRQLSEVNLVVQPAPEIGAPMDLETCSASTSAEFSLTDNDIAVLNGLNAADYTISYHTSTEDAEAAAGELTSPYIGMNAEIIYVRLEDNTTGCYNVASFSLIINAPSQTATSQNIEECDDSDGFIDDMADFDLDAHTSIVLGTQDGSSYNVSYHSSQEDAENNVNALPGLYTSGSTTVYVRVEDVTLSNCYVVNSFELIVNTVPQATFDPQFEYEVCPNATVPVTIGIIPDNFTTADVSVTWLLDDVVIAGASGLTLETVLVSGDYSAEITFNATGCTNTVTTFVEELESCIFPEGISPNNDDLNDSFDLSSFNVVRLEIFNRNGTLVYSKTNYVDEWEGQTNDGEELPVGTYFYTVVYEGGSKSKTGWVYINK; this comes from the coding sequence ATGAAAAAGATTACACTATTCTTATTTCTGCTTTCATTTGTTGCAATTACAAATTTACAAGCGCAAATAACTACTTTTCCATACACGGAAGACTTTGAGTCTGGTGATGGTGGTTGGGTGGCCAACAACACAACTAACGGATCTTGGGCCTTAGGTACACCAGCTGCTCCTATTATTAATAGTGCAGCTTCTGGAACAAATGCTTGGGTTACCAACCTCACAGGTACCTACAATACAAACGAAGACTCTTGGGTTACAAGTCCTGTATTTGACTTCTCATCGTTGTCTGCACCTTCGATAGAATTGAACATATGGTATGATGCCGAGTTTAGTTGGGATGGTGCGGTGCTTCAATCTTCAATTGATGGAGGTACTACATGGGCTAATGTTGGCTCTAATGGCGATCCAAACAACTGGTATACTGATGACACAATTAATGGTAATCCTGGGGGTCAACAAGTAGGATGGTCTGGTACTGGTGCAGCTGGCACTAATGCCTGGGTTATTGCAAGACATGCGCTAACAGGTCTTGGTGGCCAACCCAATGTTATCTTTAGAATTGCTTTTGGTTCCGATGGTTCTGTTGTAGATGAAGGTTTTGCTTTTGATGATGTAACTATTTTTGAAGTTTCATGTCCAGAGCCAACCGACGTTACCTTATCTGCCGTTACTGAAACAACTGCTGATGTCACCTGGTCTGCTGGTGGCTCTGAAACAATTTGGAATTTAGAGTGGGGAATTGCTGGTTTTACACCTGGAACAGGTACAATAGAAAATGGATTAACAGCAACATCCTTTAACTTTTCGGGTCTCACAGTAGGCACTTCTTACGATATTTACTTAGTTGCAGATTGTGGTGGTGGTTCAACATCAAGTGTTGTGGGCCCTATCACTTTCAACACTGCCGTTCCTGGCGGGTCTTGTGCGTCTGCATTTCCTATGGCTGTAGAGATAGACTGTGACACAGCAACTCCAACTACTTTCGATTTTAGTATTGCAGAAGATATTGACGCTGCCGATGAAAATCCTAGTTGTGATGGTTTTGGAAACTGGGGATATTGGGTGAGTTTTACCGCTCCAACTGTGGGTTCGGTTATTTTTAATTTTACTGGAGCTGCCGATGGTGTAGGATTAGAGGTTTTAGATGCTTGTAATGGTGCGTCACTTGGATGTTTCAATAACACCTTTGATGCTGGTGAAAGCTCTGATATTATTGGTGGTTTAACACCTGGTGATACATATTATGCTGTAATTTGGAGTGACACTCAGGCTGGAGTCGCAGATGTTTGTATTGAAGAAGGACCAACTTGTACTTTTCCGACCAATTTGGCTGCAGCTAACTTTACTACTGACGGCGCAGAACTAAGTTGGACAGAAAATGGTACAGCTACTGTATGGAATATTGAGATTGTGCCTTCTGGAGATACACCCACTGGTGTTCCTACTGTAACAGGAGTAACTAATCCTTATACTATAACTGGTTTAATGGCTAGTACAGATTATGACTTTTACGTTCAAGCAGATTGTGGCGGTGGTGACACTAGCGATTTTTCAGCTGCCTTTACGTTTACAACTGCTTGCGATGTCTTCACGCCAGATTATCTAGAGCAATTTGATACCATAATCCCAACTTGTTGGGATGAAGCTGACAGTGGCGATGCCTCTACAGGACCTGGTGATTTTGGCGCTGGTGCATGGGGCGCTGATGGTTTCTTAAATAATGGCTTTACAGGCGCTTACAAAATAAACCTATGGGTAGCTTCAAAAAGCGATTGGATCATCTCCCCTCAGTTTGACCTAACGGGTGGCCCATTTCAGGTTGAATTCGATTTTGGTATTATGCAGTTCGGTAGCTCTACCAATGCGGGTACTCTAGGCTCTGACGATATTGTTCAACTGCTCATCACTAATGACAATGGCGCCTCTTGGACACCACTACTAACCTACGACAGTACCTCTGTAGTACCTGCTACCGGTGAACACCCAGTGATTACCTTAGAGGCTTACGCCGGTCAAACCGTACAGTTCGGTATCCTTGGCTCTGAAGGTACTGTAGACGACCCTGAAGATAACGATGTCTTTGTAGACAACTTCAGGGTAAGGGGTATTCCTACTTGTCCTGAACCAACCGATCTAACTTCTAACAACCTAAGTCTAACCGAAACTGAGGTTGGCTGGACTGAAACAGGAACTTCTACGGTATGGAACATAGAATACGGCCCTGCAGGATTTACTCCAGGTACAGGTACATTAGTTAACGGTGTTACTACAAACCCCTTTGTACTAACAGGTTTAATTTCCGATACTGACTATGAATTCTATGTGCAAGCGCAATGTGACCCAACAAACTTAAGCTCATTTGCAGGTCCTGGTTCCTTCTTTACTGGATATTGCCAATCTGAACCAACAAGTAATGATGGGCAAGGGGTAACCAATGTTACCATTGGTTTCACGGATTTCCCAAGTTTAGGAGATGTTACTTACGAAGATCAAACGTCACCGACAGTAAATGTTTTTCAAGGAATAGAAACCAACGTAGCCGTTACTTTTGCTACAGGATTTACATACGACACTAACATCTGGATAGATTTTAATGATAACCTAGTTTTTGAAGATACTGAACTTGTCTTTTCTGGGGAATCTACTAACGCTAATCCAACAACATTAGACGCTTCATTTATTATGCCATTAACAGCACCTTTGGGTGTTCATAGAATGCGTATTGGTACGGCAGATGCAGGCCAAGATCCACCAAACCCTTGTTATAATGGTAGTTGGGGAGTTACTTTAGATTTTACAGTTAATATTGAAGAATTAACATGTACCTTACCAGAAGCTGCATTTACAGTAAATACTGATTGTGACAATAATCAATTTTTTATAGATGTCAATGTTACCGATATGGGTGATGCAACCTCTTTAGAAATTTCAAACGATTTTGACGCCAGCACAGTACAAGCTTTAGCTACGGGTATTTATCAGGCTGGACCTTTCCCTTTTGGAAATACAGTTAAAATATTTGTTGCTAATGAGCAAAATAATAATTGTACCATAAGTAGTGAATTCTTTGAGATATTGGCATGTCCACCTAGTAATGATGAATGCTCTACAGCTACTGTAGCCGTAGTTAATGCGGATGAAAGTTGTAATGCCGTTAATCCAGGAACTATTCTAGCGGCAACACCATCAGGAATTCCTAATGGAAGTTGTAGTGGTAATCCTGACGATGATGTTTGGTTTGAATTTACAGCTCTTGGCGATCAACAAATCATAGATATTCAAAATATAACTGGTGGCACTACTAACTTAGATCATGCCCTTTATGAAGGAGATTGTAATAACCTAACTGAGATTTACTGCTCAGATGATACCTTTAGTCTTACACCTTCATTAATCGTTGGTAACACTTATTACCTCAGAATTTTCTCTGCGGGAAGCTCTAGTGAAACTAGTACGTTTGACTTGTGCATAAGTACATTAGGTACTCCAACATATTGTTTAGATGCATTGCCAATTTGTGCTGATCCATCAATACAGTACGAAAGTATTGTTGGTGACCAAGTTGCTCCACCATATTTAGATTATGATTGTCTCTTTTCACAACCAGATCCGCAATGGAATACAATTTTATTCGATGAAGCGGGTGACTATGTATTTAGTTTAGACCAAACAAGCACAACAGGCACACCTTTAGATATTGATTTTATTGTTTGGGGTCCTTTTGTTAATCAGCAAGACGGATGTGTCGATTTACTGCCCGAAACCATAGCAGACTGTAGTTATTCTGCAACAGCAAGTGAAACTATTACTCTTACAGGAGTGCCAGCAAATTCAGTTTACGTTATATTAATAACTAACTTCTCTCAACAAGCCGGTTTCTATACCTTTACACAAGATTCTGGACCGCTAGACGGTACAAACTGTGATGTTGTATGTGATGTTACTTTAGCCTTAGAAGGTGCTGATATTGAAGATGATATTGAAGATCCTTTAGTGCCAGATGAAACTTTTGAGTTTTGTGGTTTTGAGAGTGTAGAGCTTACAGCTAGTACGTTTTATGATGTAGACGAGTTCAGATGGTATCAAGATGGGTTTATTATTCCCGATTATAACCTCCCAAATCTCACCGTAACCGAATCTGGAACGTATCAGGTACAAGTACTTGGTGGAATTTGTGATCAGAGCGAAACATATTTCTCTGCTTTAATAGATGTTAAACTATATGATGAATCCCCAAACATAGATCCTCAAAGCATTATTGTTTGTGATGGTCTGGAAGCAGATGGTACAGAAATTTTTGATCTAGATGCTTTAACAGATTCATTAGGTTTAGGATCAGATTTTGCAGTAAGCTATTATACTAGTACTGCTGATGCTAATCAGGCAATTAACCCTGTGTCATCACCATACACGTCTGCCGGAGAAACCTTAATTATAAGAATAGAAGATGTAGCTGCTCAAGCCGACAACTTCTTAGGTTGTAGACAACTTTCTGAAGTTAATCTGGTAGTACAACCAGCACCCGAAATAGGTGCGCCAATGGATTTAGAAACTTGTTCTGCTAGCACATCGGCTGAATTCTCTTTAACAGATAATGATATTGCCGTGTTAAATGGATTAAATGCCGCAGATTATACCATTTCTTACCATACAAGTACGGAAGATGCTGAGGCTGCCGCGGGAGAACTTACATCCCCTTACATTGGTATGAACGCTGAAATTATATATGTCCGTCTAGAAGATAATACTACAGGGTGTTATAATGTTGCTTCTTTCAGCCTTATTATAAACGCTCCTTCACAAACAGCAACCAGTCAAAACATAGAGGAATGTGATGATTCTGACGGTTTTATCGATGATATGGCTGATTTTGATTTAGATGCGCATACCAGTATTGTTTTAGGTACGCAAGATGGATCGAGTTACAACGTTTCATATCATAGTTCTCAAGAGGATGCTGAGAATAATGTTAATGCATTACCTGGGTTATACACTTCAGGAAGTACAACAGTATATGTAAGAGTTGAAGATGTAACACTTTCAAATTGTTATGTTGTAAATTCATTTGAATTAATAGTTAATACTGTTCCCCAAGCAACATTTGATCCTCAGTTTGAATATGAAGTTTGTCCTAATGCTACCGTACCAGTTACCATAGGCATTATCCCAGACAACTTCACTACTGCTGATGTTTCTGTTACTTGGTTATTAGATGATGTGGTGATAGCAGGAGCTAGTGGCTTAACCTTAGAGACCGTTTTAGTTTCGGGAGATTATTCCGCCGAAATTACGTTCAATGCCACTGGTTGTACTAACACCGTAACCACTTTTGTAGAAGAATTAGAATCCTGTATATTCCCAGAGGGTATATCACCAAATAACGACGACCTTAATGACAGCTTTGACTTAAGTAGTTTTAACGTTGTCAGGCTAGAGATCTTCAACAGAAATGGTACCCTTGTGTATTCTAAAACCAACTACGTCGACGAATGGGAAGGCCAGACCAACGACGGCGAAGAGCTTCCAGTGGGCACCTACTTCTACACCGTCGTGTACGAAGGCGGATCCAAATCGAAAACAGGATGGGTATACATCAACAAATAA
- a CDS encoding type IX secretion system membrane protein PorP/SprF, with amino-acid sequence MKKLTIIAVLLIALQMYGQQDPQYTQYMYNMNIMNPAYAGSRENLSFGLLYRNQWSKIDGGPETGTFFGHAPIGNNLGMGVSLIADQIGPVKETNAYIDVSYTLKLGGEHRLAFGVKAGATFHDINLTSGNVDVIDQGDPFFGIGINETTPNIGAGLFYYTNKYYLSLSVPNMLASVHLDSNGNKIGSETQHYFLTGGYVFDLSPNTELKPSFMVKSAFDAPTSFDVNLNARFFKKFEIGASYRLDDSFSGLVNFALSPSLRVGYAYDAVSSDIKAFAPASHEVMLLFDLNFPKRVSRSPRYF; translated from the coding sequence ATGAAAAAACTCACGATAATAGCGGTTCTGCTCATCGCACTACAAATGTACGGGCAACAAGACCCTCAGTACACGCAGTACATGTACAACATGAACATCATGAACCCTGCCTATGCTGGTTCTAGAGAAAACCTCTCTTTCGGATTATTATACAGAAACCAATGGTCTAAAATCGATGGCGGACCCGAAACCGGAACCTTCTTCGGCCACGCGCCAATTGGAAACAATCTAGGTATGGGCGTATCATTGATCGCAGATCAAATAGGCCCTGTTAAAGAAACCAATGCCTATATCGATGTATCTTATACCCTAAAATTGGGTGGTGAACACCGCTTGGCGTTCGGTGTTAAAGCCGGTGCTACGTTTCACGACATCAACCTTACAAGTGGCAACGTAGATGTTATCGACCAAGGTGACCCCTTTTTTGGAATAGGTATCAACGAAACCACACCAAACATCGGTGCTGGGCTCTTTTACTATACAAACAAGTATTACTTGTCCTTATCGGTACCCAACATGCTCGCATCGGTTCACTTAGATTCTAACGGAAACAAAATAGGTTCTGAAACACAGCACTATTTCCTAACCGGTGGCTATGTCTTTGACCTGTCACCAAATACGGAACTAAAGCCATCTTTTATGGTAAAGTCCGCATTTGATGCACCAACGTCTTTTGATGTAAACCTCAACGCTAGGTTCTTCAAAAAATTTGAAATCGGCGCCTCTTACAGATTGGATGACTCATTCTCTGGGCTGGTTAACTTTGCCCTGTCTCCATCCCTAAGAGTTGGGTATGCCTATGATGCCGTCTCTTCAGATATCAAAGCCTTCGCACCAGCATCGCACGAGGTCATGCTGCTGTTCGACCTTAATTTCCCGAAACGCGTCTCTCGTTCACCTAGATACTTTTAA
- a CDS encoding OmpA family protein produces the protein MKNLKILLFITLMSGICLTAQNKNTKKADKEFARFEYVDAAQSYKKLIDKGEGSAYVYGQLAECYYNIFDTVEAEKWYAKALESSDNPEMIYKYSEMLKANGKYEESNKQMEKFASMRPSDNRATAFRKNPNYLPKILEQGKKFNVQDAGFNTAQSDFGGIENDGKLYITSARNDNRKTYGWNEEPFLDIYTLTKNSDGSYGTATLMNDKINTKYHEGLVSFTPDGKTMYFSRESYFEKDFQKDSLSKVRYSQLYLFKATKLGSDWDSVESLDINSENYSVKNPSVSADGSTLYFSSNMPGGYGNFDLYKAPINEDGTLGEPENLGQKVNTEGQEMFPYISSNNTLYFSSNGHLGLGGMDVFYTKVIDGKMAPVRNIGIPINSNGDDFAFIINEETEEGFVSSNREGGQGSDDVYAFKKLQPLCDVLITATVLDDKTRTPVNGASVSLYDADGNKVVTKTTNNEGVAEFIVECEQDTELEVVMEDFESKKVPVKGTSEEELAVQISLDPIEKIMTPEEIVLNPIYFDFDKSNITAQAAFELDKLVQIMNKYPDLVINATSHTDSRGSDSYNQRLSQRRAKSTQQYVISKGIDASRISAEGKGENEPKINCGSNCTDEQHAQNRRSEFKIVSGGPQAK, from the coding sequence ATGAAAAACTTAAAAATACTTTTATTTATAACGTTGATGAGTGGTATATGCTTAACCGCTCAAAACAAGAACACTAAAAAAGCGGACAAAGAATTTGCCAGATTCGAATACGTAGATGCCGCCCAAAGCTACAAGAAACTAATTGACAAAGGTGAAGGCTCTGCATACGTTTATGGCCAATTGGCAGAATGTTACTACAACATCTTCGATACCGTTGAAGCAGAAAAATGGTACGCCAAAGCTTTAGAAAGCAGTGACAATCCCGAGATGATCTATAAATATTCTGAAATGCTTAAGGCCAACGGAAAGTATGAAGAGTCTAATAAGCAAATGGAAAAATTTGCTTCTATGCGTCCATCCGATAACAGGGCAACTGCTTTTAGAAAAAACCCTAACTACTTACCGAAGATTTTAGAGCAAGGCAAAAAATTTAATGTTCAGGATGCTGGGTTCAATACCGCTCAATCTGATTTTGGTGGTATTGAAAACGATGGTAAACTTTATATTACATCTGCAAGAAATGACAACCGTAAAACTTACGGTTGGAACGAAGAACCATTCTTAGATATTTATACACTGACTAAAAACTCGGATGGTTCTTATGGTACAGCAACCTTAATGAACGATAAAATCAATACCAAGTACCACGAGGGGCTGGTATCTTTTACTCCAGATGGTAAAACAATGTATTTTTCTAGAGAAAGTTACTTTGAAAAAGATTTTCAAAAAGATTCTTTAAGCAAAGTTCGTTATAGCCAGTTATATTTATTTAAAGCTACTAAGTTGGGAAGTGATTGGGATTCGGTTGAAAGCTTAGATATAAATAGCGAAAATTATTCTGTTAAAAATCCTTCTGTAAGTGCAGATGGCTCTACCTTATATTTTTCATCGAATATGCCTGGTGGTTATGGTAACTTTGACCTTTATAAAGCACCAATCAATGAAGATGGTACTTTGGGCGAGCCTGAAAACCTAGGGCAAAAAGTTAATACTGAAGGCCAAGAAATGTTCCCTTACATAAGTAGTAACAATACGCTTTATTTCTCATCTAACGGTCATTTAGGACTAGGTGGTATGGATGTGTTCTATACTAAAGTGATAGATGGTAAAATGGCACCTGTAAGAAATATTGGTATTCCTATTAACAGTAATGGTGATGACTTTGCCTTCATCATTAACGAAGAAACAGAAGAAGGTTTTGTATCTTCTAACAGAGAGGGCGGACAAGGAAGTGATGACGTTTACGCCTTTAAAAAATTGCAACCACTTTGTGATGTTCTGATAACCGCAACTGTCTTGGATGATAAAACAAGAACACCTGTAAATGGTGCTTCTGTTTCCTTATACGATGCTGATGGAAATAAAGTCGTTACCAAAACTACAAACAACGAAGGTGTGGCAGAATTTATAGTTGAGTGTGAACAAGACACGGAACTCGAAGTTGTAATGGAAGACTTTGAAAGCAAAAAAGTACCCGTGAAAGGAACAAGTGAAGAAGAATTAGCAGTTCAGATTTCTTTAGACCCAATAGAGAAAATCATGACTCCTGAAGAAATCGTACTAAACCCTATTTATTTTGATTTTGATAAATCTAACATCACGGCACAGGCTGCTTTTGAACTCGACAAATTAGTACAGATCATGAACAAATACCCTGATTTGGTAATTAATGCCACATCGCATACAGATAGTAGAGGATCTGATTCATACAACCAGAGACTATCTCAGCGCAGAGCTAAGAGCACTCAACAATACGTTATCTCTAAAGGTATCGACGCCTCGCGCATATCCGCAGAAGGTAAGGGTGAAAATGAACCTAAGATTAATTGCGGCTCTAACTGCACCGATGAACAACACGCTCAAAACAGACGTTCTGAGTTTAAAATTGTGAGTGGAGGACCTCAAGCCAAATAG